The Candidatus Neomarinimicrobiota bacterium DNA window ATTAGCAGTGGGACACCTGGAGCTGGTCCCCAAGTTGATATCGCTGCCAGTAGCCATGCCAGACCGTCGGGAAGCTACCGTAGCGGTCTCTTATAACAAGCCGACCACCCTGCCTCCGGGCGAGAGCCTGACCACCCTCCGCACCTTTGTGATGGTTCACCGTGGTGATCATTTCCAGCCCCTGTCCGAGTATCGGCGGTTCATGATCCGGCAGGGGGTTAAATTCCGCAGGGCCCCGGAAACCGCATTCGAACCCATCTGGTGCGCCTGGGGTTACCGACGGGATTTCACCATGGACCAGATCTACGGCACTCTGCCCATGGTCAAGCAGCTAGGCTACAAATGGGCAGTGTTGGATGATGGCTGGCAAACGGCCGAGGGCGATTGGTATCTGGTAGACACCAAGTTCCCCAACGGCGATGCTGACATGATCAAGTTAGTCGACAGAATCCACGCGGAAGGATTAAGAGCCAAGCTGTGGTGGGCCCCCCTGGCCGTGGATCCCGGCACCAATCTCATCGAGAAGCATCCCGACTATCTCCTCCTCAATGAAGACGGATCCACCCAGGACATCAGTTGGTGGGACTCCTACTACCTCTGTCCTGCCTTTCCAGAAGTGCTGGACTACACCAAAGAGCTGGTGATTAAGATGATCAAAACATGGGGCTATGACGGTTTAAAGATCGATGGACAACATCTCAACGGTGTGCCACCCTGCTATAATCCGGCTCATAACCATGCCTACCCTGAGGAGTCCGTTGAGCAACTACCCGATTTCTTCAAGCTGATTTATGAGACCGCACTCAGCATCAAACCGGAAGCAGTTGTAGAAATCTGTCCCTGTGGAACGGCCTATAACTTCTTTATGCTCCCATACATGAACCAGGCTGTATCTTCGGATCCGCTCAGTTCGTGGCAAATCAGACTCAAAGGCAAAACCCTCAGAGCCCTGTCGGGCAATGATGTGGCCTATTACGGCGACCATGTGGAACTCAGCGACGGCGGCACCGACTTCGCGTCAACTGTAGGCATCGGTGGGGTCATTGGCACCAAGTTCACCTGGCCGGTTGGGGCCAAGGCCGATTCTGAGCACGACCTTACCCCGGTGAGGGTGGAAGAATGGGATAAATGGGGACGTATCTACCGGGAGAAGATGCTCTCGCAGGGAACCTATCGGGGAGAGCTGTATGATCTCGGTTTCGACCGTCCCGAAGCCCATGCTATTCTCAAGGGCAACAATATGTACTACGCATTTTACGCCAGCACCTGGGACGGCGAAGTGGAGCTGCGAGGTCTGGAGGGACGGAGCTACCGCGTCTACGACTACGTCAATGGTCAGGAGCTGGGCCGGATCAAAGGCCCATCGGGGCGGCTCAAGGTAGCGTTTGAAGCCTATCTGCTCATGGAGGCCACGCCGGAATGAAGCGCCGACATGTAATTGTTAAGGAGCGGAACCGAAAATCGCCTTTATCAAGGGTAGAACGACGCATTAAGACGGGGCGCAGAATAACTGCGCCGGTAGAGCGGATAATATTAGCTGAAAAAATCACTTGATAAGGAATTGAAAGTATCATACCTTATAAGTGTTCTAAAAATGTAGATCAATTATATATTATCGAAAAGACATCGAAAGCTAAAGGTGGGTAACAAAGACGTTTAGAAACAAAAGGGCTTAAAGCCCACAATAATGAATCGGTTAGTGCCAATGTGAGGCTTGGCTACTTACTGAATATTGAATTTTTGCATGAGGAGGACCATCATTACCTGCGGAAAATCATACGACCAACCTGCCTATCGTGCTTATTTAAAATTTCATTCGGAAACTACTTATCTTGATTCCCAGAACGGTGGAATCAAGACTGAAAAATCCAGTCTGGCTAAGGTGTCAGATACAGGTCAATGTTGCATGTTATCAGAAGTAATCCCCATTACAGTTAGGAGTCCCTTATTAAATGAGGGAAAAAGGAGAAAAGATGACTATTAAAGAGTTCAAATGGGTTGTCTCACCTTTGCTTGCTCTCTTGGTTGTCACCACCTTGTGCTCACCTGCGTTCGGTGGTACTACCGGTAAAATTTCCGGTTCAGTGAGAGATATCGAAACCGGAGAGGCACTCCCCGGTGCCAATGTGGTTATCGTCGGTACGACCTTGGGAGCGGCAACTGATGTGACCGGGGATTTCTTTGTCATAAACGTGCCCCCAGGAACTTATTCAGTACGAGTGACCATGATTGGCTACGCCCCTGAAACAAGGACGAATGTGATAGTCAACGTGGATCGTACTACTAATATCAATTTCCGTCTGAGGATCACCGTTATCCCGGGAGAGGAAGTCACTGCTGTAGCAGAAAGACCAATCATTCGCCCGGACCTTACGGCCAGTATAACCGAGATCTCGGGTGACGACATCGAATTGGGGCCGGCAGAAAATCTACAAGATCAGATTAGACAGCAGCGAGGAGTTCTTCTGGGTTTAAGTCAGCTCGGAACGGGTGGATACCGTTTTTCAAGTGTACCCAGCGATGAACTTCATCTTAGAGGTGGCCGTGAGAATGAGACCTTGTTCGCGGTTGATGGGATGACAGTCAATGACCCCCTGTGGGGTGGCTCCGACTATGCTCAGAATACATCAGCGAGCAGCGTCACTGAAATGAGCACCTTGGCCGGCACCTTTAATGCTGAGTATGGCAACGCAATGTCCGGGGTTATTAATGTTATAACGAGGGAAGGAACCGAAAAGTATCAGGGTCATTTTTCATCCTATTCTGATCAACTTGGTGTCGCCGATTGGGATCAAGGCACTTCGCAGGCTGAGATCAGCCTCAGTGGCCCCATACCATTGACGGGCAATAAAGTAACCTTTTTTATCAACGCTCAAACGCGAGCCACCGATGGTTATCTCTACGGTTACATCTATCCTAACTGGGTCGATTCGCGTGGCGAGGAAGTGGACACGTTAGGGATTCCAAACGGGGGGACCCCGAAGGAAATCTCGATGGATAAAAAAGAATTGTTAAATGGATTAGTCAAACTCACGTGGCGTGTTTCACCCAAGATCAAGATCAGCACATTTGCTGCCTATAGTGACTCCAAAGAGGCCTTTTACGATCACTGGATGAAGTATAATCCCGAAGGCAGTCCCTATCACTATTCCACAGATCTGATGCTAAATCTCAGTATGACCCATACGTTGGGTGCTCGCACTTTTTACGATCTGGGCGTTTCTCACCAGCGGAAAAGCCGTTTTCTGGGTGTTTATGATAGTTGGGACGACTATATGGTCGTCTTAGAGGAGAGCGATCCCACGGGCAATTGGAGTGTATCGGGCGAGGATTGGACCTGGCACCACGATGACTCGGAAATCTCCGGGCTCAGGTTTGCTCTAACCAGCCAGGTAACCAAAGTTCACCTCTTGAAAACCGGGGTCAACTATCGCAAACTGGCCTTGCACAGGGACAGCCGGAATCCCAATGAGGTGGGAATGTTCTACATTAACTATGATCGACAGCCCACTGAGGTTGCGGCTTTCCTGCAGGATAAAATGGAGTTCTCAAAAATCGGGATGATTTTAAATGCCGGCGTGCGATTTGATATGTGGGACGCCGACGCACCTTACTGGGTAGACATCAGCGATCTTGCCGGTATGGAAACGAAGCAGGCTACACCGAAGAAAACGGTCTCCCCACGATTCGGGGTCTCGTATCCTATATCGGATATCGGTGCCTTTCACTTCGCCTATGGGCATTTTTACCAGTTTCCATCCTATACCTTAGTATACCAGGGTCAGAGAGAACTCACGAACAAGGAAGATTATTATTATGATAACGAGGATTATGACTATGAAGAGGGTGAACTCTATTACCCCATGACGGAAATGTATGACTTTCGCCTAGCCAATGGAGACATGGAACCTGAAATGACCGTTGCCTACGAAGCGGGAGTACAAACCAAAGTCACCGAAGACGTCTCAATAGATATCACGGCGTTCTACCGAGAGATGTCCAATCTGGTGGGCGAAAGATTTGTGACCGAGGCTGCTGCGGGCGCTGGTATTAAATACAGTGACAATTATGACTACGGGAATTCAAAGGGGGTAGAAATCGTTCTCAACAAGAGATTCAGCAATTATTTCTCATTACGCGCCAATTACACCTTTGCCAAAGCCTTGATCACGAGCTCAACGCCATGGACGCAAATCCAGGTGGCCAACCCAACCTATCGAACCTTCATTGCTAATTGGGACCGTCCCCACACCTTTTCTTTCGATCTACTCATTGGAGAACCGGGGAATTGGACCGTAGGATTGTACGGCAATTTCCAGTCGGGACTGCCCTATTCGATCCGCGTGGAGCCCAATACCGAAAGAATGCCCTGGCTAGGCACCCTGGACGTGAGAGCCAGCAAGAGCCTCCATCTCCTCGGATTCGAAGAGTCTGTTTTTCTTAGAGTTCTCAACCTGCTGGACTACAGCAATATTTACAGCGTCTATGCCTCTAGCGGTAAACCGGACCTCCCTCTGGGAATAGAGCGTAATGCGCGGAATCTCAATATTTATGATGATCCCAGCAACTACGGCCCGGGAAGGCAGGTGAGGCTGGGGTTAAGTGTTGATTTTTAACCGCATTAAGGAATGACGTCACATTCTCAATCAGTTTCCGTTAGCCTAGATGGAATATAAGGAGCCAAGGATTATGAAGGTCAAATTCACAGGGGTAATCCAATCGTTAATAGGCCTACTTTTAATACTTCCCGCAATCTCACAAGGGCAATTAGCCTCAAAGCGCTGGAACGTTTTCGACGTGAACAGGATTGCGACCACTTTTGGGAACTATGGAGCAATCGCCGAGGGACAATTGTGGTATGGAGCCGGCCACCATCCCGCTTTTGAGTACCCCATCGGCAGTGGCGCTGAATATGGCATGGCCGTCGGATTCTATGTCGGCGGATATAGTGAAGATGGTGGCGGCGAAAATCCGGATGGAAAGTGGTACTTTGATATGAGCCTGGACGAATATAAGGACAACTGGGATGATTACCACTGGGATCCTTATGGCCCCGGTCCCTACCCCAATGATGTGCCCCTTACGGGAATTTATGATTTCGTCGGTCAAGCCCAGCGCGCTGCCATGAGCGATGATCCTGACAGCTGGCCCGACCCAATAAATGCTGATGGAAGATACGGCTGGCCGGCTGAATACCCCCATACCGGCGAAGCCGTGCTGCTGGATGCAACAGGGTGGCCTGGTTTTGGACCCAATGGGGAATGCATCGGGCATCAGGAGAGCTTCAGTGTAGCGTACTCGGTCAATCATATCGCCGAAATTCCGCCCGAACGCTGGCTTAAGACCCAAGTCGTGTTCCGGGGTGTCGCTTTTAAAGGCAAGTTATACGAGGATTATATTTTTTGGGCTCACTACATCACCAATATTGGCACTAAACCCATTACGGACTGCTATTTTGGAATGTGGGGCGACTACAATTTTGTGTGGAATCAAGATTGGAGCAACCCTGAGTGTGAAGCCTTTGACGCCAGACGACAGATGGGTTACGCCTGGAATCCCACCGGTTACCATGAGACACCGGCCGGATTTCCCGTCGAGCCCACAGCCTACGCGGGAATAATATTCCTGAAAACACCCAAGAGTAACGAGGGCGACGAGATGGGTGTCACCACCGTTAGCTGGGCCGTTGATCCTGGCGGTGATGACAGTGGCAACATCATGGATGACTTTTACAGCAGGAACATCCTTAACGAAGGCAGCCCGTATGACACCGATGGTGATGGGATTGATGATACTCACGAACGGGATGGAGTAGAATACGATTACGGCTACACTCCGGAATGGAGTGACGCGGGGATGTTTTTCATGAACTCCGGGCCGGTGACCCTGGCTCCCGGCGAGACCGATACCCTGATCGTTTGTACGGTCATCGGCGATAATCTATTGGATCTCCGGAAAAACGCGGACCGGGCCATCACCCTGTACAACTCTGGGTGGAAAATAGCCGAACCGCCGCCGGAAGCCATTGTGCAGGCGGTAGCGGGCGACCGGAGTGTCACGCTTACGTGGGGCCAAGAAAGTGAGTCGGCAAGTGATTTTGAGGGCTACCGGATTTATAGAAGTAAAGATGGCGGTGCTACCTGGGGCGACCGGGTAGTGACTGACCCCACCGGTACGGTGGTTGGATACGTCCCCCTGGCTCAATTTGATAAAGTGGATGGCATTGTAGGCCCCTCCAGTCACCCGGATGCCACCTGGTTGGACTTTGGTGACGATTCCGGGATGCCAGATACCACCGCAGCAGGTCTGTACACTTTCACAGACACAGACGTGATTAACGGGCTTACATATCGGTATTATGTGGCGGCTTACAATACCGGAGAACTAGCACCCCCACCGGTAGAGAATTCGCCGAACTCCGCTCCTTCTATTGCCAATGATAATACCGTTGAAGTGACCCCGATGGCTGCCGTCGCCACCCAGTCTCTGGATAGTGTCAAAGTGGTGCCCAACCCTTACCTGGCCGCCAACGAGTGGGAAACCAAGCTGTTTGTGCGGGAGCTTCACTTCACCCACCTTCCTGCCAAGTGCACGATTCGCATCTACAACAGTGCCGCCGAGCTGGTCCAGACACTCGAACACACCAATGGGACCAGTGTGGAGGCGTGGAACTTGAGATCATCCGCCGATCAGGAGGTGGCCCCAGGGCTCTATTTCTATCACATTGAATCTGAGAATCCCAAAGCTGAGAAAGTCGACAAATTCCTCATCATCAAATGATGGGGATTCATTTCGTTTGAATATAGAATACAGATGTCTCATGTTTCTATTTAAGGAGTAAGATGATGATCAGGAAATTTAGGATTCTAAACTTTGTTTGGATGTGGGCCTTAGTCGTCAGCACTCTGGCCTATGGGCAAGAAACCTCACAAGTAGGGACCTCTACGGCCAATTTCCTGAAAATCGGAGTTGGCAGCCGAGCAGCGGCTCTAGGGGATGCCTTTGTGGCCATGGCTAATGATGCCAGTTCTCTATACTGGAACCCGGGAGGACTGGGTAGTATCAAGCAAGTCGAGTTTCTTTTACAGAGCAACTCTTGGATAGCGGATACTGATCTTCATTACCTCGGCCTAGCGCTACCGGTAGGGAATGTGGGCACTTTTGGGGCTAGCGTGTATAGTTTTACTTCGGGTGATATCGACGAGACGACATTACAGCAACCTGAAGGTACCGGAAGAGTCGTAAGTGCATCTGATATCGCCATTGGAGCCTCCTATGCCCGCCAGCTGACCGATAGATTTTTCGCTGGAATGACCGTGAAATATATAGGCGAGCGTCTGTCTCGTGAAACGGCCAGTTCCTTTGCAGTTGATATTGGGAGTCTGTTTATTACCAATTTCCTCCATGAGATGCGAATCGGAATATCGCTCTCAAACCTTGGCAGCAGGATGCTTCTTAGTGGACCAGATATGCTTGTTGATCACGATTTGGCCCCTGATCTGCCGACAAATAAATATGCCGATGCTTCCCTTACAACCCAGGATTGGGACTTACCCCTTATTTTTCGATTCGGACTGGCAACTGATATATTCAGGACCGGGAGCTCTCGTCTAACCACGGCTTTCGCTGTTAACGACTCCAGGGATTTCGAACAGCGTTACAATGTCGGCGCCGAATATGCGCTGACCTTATTTGGTGGCCAACAGGTATTTCTCCGGACAGGCTATAAAGGCAATTATGATGAGGAAGACTTAACTGCCGGCGGTGGACTAAATATAAAATTGGCTGGATATAATCTAGGTATCGATTATGCCTACGCCGGAGCGGGGCGCCTGGGCAATACACAGCGATATTCCATTCAAATCATATTCTAATTTGGAAAGATATCGTTTTTACAGGAGAATAACATGAATAGAAAACGGATAAAATGGTTCGGCCTTAATTGCCTCTTTTTTATGGTACTGGCAATTATAAGTTGTACTAAAGAATGGCCAGAGGCTCCTACGCCGACTGCCCGACCTGAAGTGGTATCCGTTAGTCCAGAGGAGTGGGAACTGATGGTACCTCCTGGAGCCACTATCTCTATAACCTTTGACGCAGCCATGGACTTAGAATCAATCAGGAGCAATTCTTCGGTAGCGGATGCCGACGGCAACGAGGTGGCTGGGAGTTGGAGCTTGAGTGGAGATACCACAGTAGTCTTTACCCCCTCCTCAAACCTGAGCCAGCTTTCCCGATATGACGTGGCGATTGAAGGCGCTTTTGACGATGAGCAGAATTGGAAGGGACCTGGCGCCCGGGATGTCTATGGCAACTCCTTATATGAGGATTATGCCACTCATTTCACCACCGAAGGCAACTACGGGGCGAGCCCCATGTATCTGTCCGCCGGCCCTAACTATGGCGACCAGACCACGATTGGCCGCATAATGGATTTCGAAGTCGAGACATTGGAGGGTTTCGAAGGTGCCCAGGGGATAGCTTTGAGCTCCGACGGAAGCGATCTTTATGTAGCCGATCGTTGGGGTAACGCCGTGATGGCAGTAGATGCAGCCAGCTTCAGTATCAGTGCCACCATTGCGCTTGAAGATACCATAGAGGAACCCTGGATTGTAGGGATCAAGCCGGACGACAGTGAGGCCTGGATTCTGTGTCGGGGCACCAACCATCTGGTCATCATTGAAACGGAGAACAACACGATCACCCAGGTGCTCCCCTTGAACAGCTATTGCCCCGATGGGGGATTCCTCTATTGCATTCAGTTCAACAGCGACGGCTCGAAAGTTTATGTCTCTACCCGTCTGTCGAAGTCTGTGCTAAGAATCAACACGACCACCTACGCGGTGGAGTATGAGAAAGTGGTTGATGAGGTGCAGCATATTCAGGATTTTGGAATCAGTGCTGATGATTCCAAACTCTATCTGGGCAATACCTGGGGGATGGAGCCATCGATCGTCATCGTAAGCGCCACATCCGATATGGCCACATTGGGAACCATCGATTTACCCGATGAGTGGGGTGATGCGAAGAAAATGACGACCTACGGTAACTATCTCTACGTAGGTTTGCGCTGGATGGGCATCATCTATAAGATTGACATGACGACTGATGAAGTGGTGACCTATGGAACGGTAGGCGATGAACCTGACGATACTGGTCTGGAGGGGATTGCCGTTGATCCCACTGGAGAGGTGATTTATGCCGTTGCTCCAGATGAAGAAATGATCGCCCTCTTTGATACTGAGACTCTCACTCGCATCGGCTTTATTGAATCAGGAAGTTGGTGGCATATCGTTACGCAGAAGCCATAGATACGAAATTCTCCCCCCCCGGATGTTGTAGAAATTGTGGCCGTCACTTTCATTCTGTGAGGTGACGGTCGTTTGCTTGTTACACACCTGCCGTCCGCTCTAGAAAGGGACGAAAACCATTCCTTCCCCTTCTGTTTCTCCCTATACTGACCATGCTAATTGAATCGTATGGAAACTAGCAAATTGACTTTGATCCGTAATCAAGAAGCATAGAATGAAAATCCGTTTTTTGTTCATGGTAACTCAAATGATCGCGGCCATGGTATCTGCTCCGCTATCCGGCACCTTATTCGCTCAAAGCAAGGGCGGTCGCTGGCAGTTCGAGATGAACGGTAATGACACCGCCGATTGGGACCAGGTTGACAACAACGGGAGTT harbors:
- a CDS encoding glycoside hydrolase family 36 protein; its protein translation is LAVGHLELVPKLISLPVAMPDRREATVAVSYNKPTTLPPGESLTTLRTFVMVHRGDHFQPLSEYRRFMIRQGVKFRRAPETAFEPIWCAWGYRRDFTMDQIYGTLPMVKQLGYKWAVLDDGWQTAEGDWYLVDTKFPNGDADMIKLVDRIHAEGLRAKLWWAPLAVDPGTNLIEKHPDYLLLNEDGSTQDISWWDSYYLCPAFPEVLDYTKELVIKMIKTWGYDGLKIDGQHLNGVPPCYNPAHNHAYPEESVEQLPDFFKLIYETALSIKPEAVVEICPCGTAYNFFMLPYMNQAVSSDPLSSWQIRLKGKTLRALSGNDVAYYGDHVELSDGGTDFASTVGIGGVIGTKFTWPVGAKADSEHDLTPVRVEEWDKWGRIYREKMLSQGTYRGELYDLGFDRPEAHAILKGNNMYYAFYASTWDGEVELRGLEGRSYRVYDYVNGQELGRIKGPSGRLKVAFEAYLLMEATPE
- a CDS encoding carboxypeptidase regulatory-like domain-containing protein; translation: MTIKEFKWVVSPLLALLVVTTLCSPAFGGTTGKISGSVRDIETGEALPGANVVIVGTTLGAATDVTGDFFVINVPPGTYSVRVTMIGYAPETRTNVIVNVDRTTNINFRLRITVIPGEEVTAVAERPIIRPDLTASITEISGDDIELGPAENLQDQIRQQRGVLLGLSQLGTGGYRFSSVPSDELHLRGGRENETLFAVDGMTVNDPLWGGSDYAQNTSASSVTEMSTLAGTFNAEYGNAMSGVINVITREGTEKYQGHFSSYSDQLGVADWDQGTSQAEISLSGPIPLTGNKVTFFINAQTRATDGYLYGYIYPNWVDSRGEEVDTLGIPNGGTPKEISMDKKELLNGLVKLTWRVSPKIKISTFAAYSDSKEAFYDHWMKYNPEGSPYHYSTDLMLNLSMTHTLGARTFYDLGVSHQRKSRFLGVYDSWDDYMVVLEESDPTGNWSVSGEDWTWHHDDSEISGLRFALTSQVTKVHLLKTGVNYRKLALHRDSRNPNEVGMFYINYDRQPTEVAAFLQDKMEFSKIGMILNAGVRFDMWDADAPYWVDISDLAGMETKQATPKKTVSPRFGVSYPISDIGAFHFAYGHFYQFPSYTLVYQGQRELTNKEDYYYDNEDYDYEEGELYYPMTEMYDFRLANGDMEPEMTVAYEAGVQTKVTEDVSIDITAFYREMSNLVGERFVTEAAAGAGIKYSDNYDYGNSKGVEIVLNKRFSNYFSLRANYTFAKALITSSTPWTQIQVANPTYRTFIANWDRPHTFSFDLLIGEPGNWTVGLYGNFQSGLPYSIRVEPNTERMPWLGTLDVRASKSLHLLGFEESVFLRVLNLLDYSNIYSVYASSGKPDLPLGIERNARNLNIYDDPSNYGPGRQVRLGLSVDF
- a CDS encoding PorV/PorQ family protein codes for the protein MWALVVSTLAYGQETSQVGTSTANFLKIGVGSRAAALGDAFVAMANDASSLYWNPGGLGSIKQVEFLLQSNSWIADTDLHYLGLALPVGNVGTFGASVYSFTSGDIDETTLQQPEGTGRVVSASDIAIGASYARQLTDRFFAGMTVKYIGERLSRETASSFAVDIGSLFITNFLHEMRIGISLSNLGSRMLLSGPDMLVDHDLAPDLPTNKYADASLTTQDWDLPLIFRFGLATDIFRTGSSRLTTAFAVNDSRDFEQRYNVGAEYALTLFGGQQVFLRTGYKGNYDEEDLTAGGGLNIKLAGYNLGIDYAYAGAGRLGNTQRYSIQIIF
- a CDS encoding Ig-like domain-containing protein, coding for MVLAIISCTKEWPEAPTPTARPEVVSVSPEEWELMVPPGATISITFDAAMDLESIRSNSSVADADGNEVAGSWSLSGDTTVVFTPSSNLSQLSRYDVAIEGAFDDEQNWKGPGARDVYGNSLYEDYATHFTTEGNYGASPMYLSAGPNYGDQTTIGRIMDFEVETLEGFEGAQGIALSSDGSDLYVADRWGNAVMAVDAASFSISATIALEDTIEEPWIVGIKPDDSEAWILCRGTNHLVIIETENNTITQVLPLNSYCPDGGFLYCIQFNSDGSKVYVSTRLSKSVLRINTTTYAVEYEKVVDEVQHIQDFGISADDSKLYLGNTWGMEPSIVIVSATSDMATLGTIDLPDEWGDAKKMTTYGNYLYVGLRWMGIIYKIDMTTDEVVTYGTVGDEPDDTGLEGIAVDPTGEVIYAVAPDEEMIALFDTETLTRIGFIESGSWWHIVTQKP